The Rhodocytophaga rosea genome has a segment encoding these proteins:
- a CDS encoding vWA domain-containing protein: protein MKNLTEIVCVLDRSGSMASIVDDAIGGFNTFLKSQQETPGEAIMSVVLFDNEYEMLYSGKPLSSIPPFNRDTFVPRGSTALYDAIGRTIHDVGVRLASLQESERPNKVLFVILTDGQENASQKYSSAQIQQMITEQRNVYSWEFIFLAANQDAFAVSESMGISKGNALNFAATPAGTQVMYEKMSKATSKYRSANFDKAMRDRLLDDFTDEAKNSDKPFK from the coding sequence ATGAAAAATCTAACCGAAATTGTTTGCGTACTGGATCGTTCTGGTTCTATGGCGAGTATTGTGGATGACGCCATTGGCGGATTTAATACTTTTTTGAAATCGCAGCAGGAAACACCCGGCGAGGCTATCATGAGTGTGGTGTTATTTGACAATGAATATGAGATGTTATACAGCGGCAAACCTCTCTCCAGCATCCCACCATTCAACCGGGATACTTTTGTACCCAGAGGCAGCACTGCTTTGTATGATGCGATTGGAAGAACTATTCACGATGTAGGTGTGCGTTTAGCCAGCTTACAGGAATCTGAAAGGCCGAATAAAGTATTATTTGTCATTTTGACTGATGGACAGGAAAATGCAAGCCAGAAGTATTCCTCTGCACAAATTCAGCAGATGATCACCGAGCAGCGCAATGTATATAGCTGGGAATTCATATTTCTGGCAGCCAACCAGGATGCCTTTGCCGTATCGGAAAGCATGGGAATATCTAAGGGAAATGCCTTGAATTTTGCGGCTACTCCTGCTGGCACCCAGGTAATGTATGAAAAAATGAGTAAGGCCACTTCTAAATACCGCTCTGCGAACTTTGATAAAGCAATGAGAGACCGTCTGCTCGATGATTTTACAGATGAGGCGAAAAATTCGGATAAACCATTTAAATAA
- a CDS encoding WD40/YVTN/BNR-like repeat-containing protein, with translation MKIYNLAFLLLLHFPFACNEAVDFLSSSSITDSGPKLNRNKPKLVNIVFKSTDGGQTWQDMSEGLPETVQAGGFFANERGLYVRAGNGIYHSKPTATAPFWKKEMFPDGHSSMAPANTGIFAYNYLDGQFLLKINGTSLWLPMYTKFQEKQVRTVFETAWGTAFIGCDKGLFKSINGGKTWRQVHTGGWVMKLVESNGVLLATSQGGILRSSDEGENWELVISEGGVGIAVERIKGGFAAITYNTTSETRRVRTSYDGGKTWQSIDAGLPASLLVASIIEVGDYFFCGHPSGIYRSADKGKTWKLILPSIENKVFNLSLSGNVIYAIPREGGC, from the coding sequence ATGAAAATCTATAACCTTGCCTTTTTGCTCCTTCTTCATTTTCCCTTTGCCTGTAATGAGGCAGTAGACTTTCTATCCTCTTCTTCAATCACGGATAGTGGGCCAAAACTAAATAGAAACAAGCCTAAGCTTGTAAACATTGTTTTTAAATCTACGGATGGGGGACAAACATGGCAGGACATGAGCGAAGGACTGCCTGAAACTGTGCAGGCAGGTGGTTTTTTTGCTAATGAGCGTGGACTCTATGTACGTGCCGGAAATGGAATATACCACAGTAAACCAACTGCCACTGCTCCTTTTTGGAAAAAAGAGATGTTTCCTGACGGGCATAGCAGCATGGCTCCTGCAAATACTGGCATATTTGCATACAATTACCTGGATGGCCAATTTTTACTAAAAATAAACGGAACGAGTTTATGGTTGCCCATGTACACGAAATTTCAAGAGAAACAGGTACGCACCGTTTTTGAAACTGCCTGGGGCACCGCTTTCATAGGCTGTGACAAAGGCCTTTTTAAGTCCATTAACGGTGGAAAAACCTGGCGACAAGTCCATACAGGAGGCTGGGTAATGAAATTGGTAGAGTCAAACGGTGTACTTTTGGCAACCAGCCAGGGAGGGATATTAAGATCGAGCGATGAGGGTGAAAACTGGGAGCTGGTGATCAGTGAGGGCGGTGTGGGTATCGCTGTAGAACGTATTAAAGGCGGATTCGCTGCGATCACTTACAATACAACTTCGGAAACCAGAAGAGTGCGAACCTCCTACGACGGAGGTAAAACATGGCAGTCTATTGATGCCGGTCTTCCGGCAAGTCTGTTGGTTGCCTCCATTATTGAGGTAGGCGACTACTTCTTTTGTGGACATCCTAGTGGCATTTATAGATCAGCAGACAAAGGAAAAACCTGGAAACTGATACTTCCTTCCATTGAAAATAAGGTCTTCAATTTATCCCTTTCAGGCAATGTGATTTATGCCATACCCAGAGAGGGAGGATGTTGA
- a CDS encoding IS630 family transposase — protein sequence MQNKEAYEQKVKRLHALLYLAQTGSIDLYFGDESGFCLTPCVPYGWIKKGEHAPILSQRSTRINVFGLLSTNNELLTYQKSGSLNADFIIECVEAFSTSISKFTVIVLDNASWHTCGLWEVKKEEWEQKGLYIFLLPKYSPHLNRIERFWKQVKYHWLKAEDYLSVEALKEALYTIFSGLGTYFKLDFKKLEVDENIILNCV from the coding sequence TTGCAAAACAAAGAAGCATATGAGCAGAAAGTCAAGCGATTACATGCTTTGCTTTATTTGGCACAGACAGGCAGTATAGATTTATATTTTGGAGACGAATCAGGGTTTTGCCTTACCCCTTGTGTACCTTATGGATGGATCAAAAAAGGCGAACACGCCCCTATTTTATCCCAAAGAAGTACAAGGATAAATGTATTTGGCTTGTTAAGTACAAATAATGAGTTGCTTACTTATCAGAAAAGTGGGAGTCTAAACGCTGACTTTATCATTGAATGTGTAGAGGCCTTCTCAACATCTATTTCCAAGTTTACTGTCATAGTCTTAGACAACGCCTCCTGGCATACATGTGGCCTATGGGAAGTCAAAAAAGAAGAATGGGAACAGAAAGGATTATACATCTTTTTGCTGCCTAAGTATAGTCCTCATCTTAACAGGATCGAACGATTTTGGAAGCAGGTGAAATATCATTGGCTCAAAGCCGAAGACTATCTGTCTGTAGAAGCGCTTAAGGAGGCACTTTATACCATCTTTTCAGGATTGGGTACTTACTTTAAACTTGATTTTAAAAAACTTGAAGTAGATGAAAATATTATACTTAATTGTGTTTAA
- a CDS encoding helix-turn-helix domain-containing protein, which translates to MRYIKKITDKQKQDLEKIHKDSKSYQERNRCQCILLSNQGYQVQKLASIFQVSQLSIYKWFDRFEKTGVVGLKNQKGKGRKPILTTSNATHVEVVENSIEKEKQQLKLAKREIEAKLGTAMSEMTLKRFLKKLTADGNVSVNG; encoded by the coding sequence ATGCGTTATATCAAGAAGATTACAGACAAGCAAAAACAAGACTTAGAGAAGATTCATAAAGATAGTAAAAGTTATCAGGAACGTAACCGTTGCCAATGTATACTGTTATCCAATCAAGGCTATCAAGTACAGAAGTTAGCAAGCATTTTTCAAGTAAGTCAGTTAAGTATTTATAAGTGGTTTGATCGCTTTGAGAAAACAGGTGTGGTAGGGTTAAAGAACCAAAAAGGGAAAGGCAGAAAACCCATCCTTACTACCAGTAATGCTACCCATGTTGAAGTAGTGGAAAATAGCATAGAGAAAGAAAAACAACAACTTAAATTAGCTAAGCGAGAGATAGAAGCTAAATTAGGCACGGCTATGAGTGAGATGACCTTGAAGCGGTTTTTAAAAAAATTGACTGCCGATGGAAACGTTTCCGTAAATGGATAA
- a CDS encoding PAS domain-containing protein produces the protein MKNSVSSLIENQLLLQSYAQAPVAIGIYLGKNYTIAFANPVMREIWGRNPEQVLDKPLFEALPEVAGQGFEEILEEVWKTGKSFSGNEMPAPLERNGRMELCYFNILYQPVREEAGEVIGIIQLASEVTTSVKARQKAERNEELLKTALEAGKMGTWHEDLVQGTITRSVGYDRIFGYEEALQEWNQAILLAHIVAEDKKVFKENYQQGLKNGYLDCEVRIRRVDKSIHWVHFKGEAYYNMKGTPMGISGIIMDITERKQESEREKQMAMEQSARKEAEKQTKLLQDMFRDAPAMICILKGPEHTFELVNTLYQQLFSNRVLIGKTLLEALPELRSQPFKEILDGVYQTGKPFIGKEVPLTIDRFNTGQMEKIYVNFVYQAMRDIEGEINGILVFAFEVTEQIEVRQKIEHSEENLRLALEAGKMGTWQLDLQTDQSLRSLHHDQIFGYQSTLPEWGIDTFIAHVVPEDRENVKASFSMARSTGTLQLECQIIRADGERRWISVKGQVFYEQEQPVRIAGVVLDITESKQGELALQALSKELAKANKELIAANDEIHASNEALLHTNENLAKTNEKLTKVNIDLDNFVYAASHDLKSPVTSLIGLLKYLRRNSSGKLDEKGQELLDMIDLSAGRLQQTIHDLTQIAKVQRQTGEEKETIFFPDLLTGIQSDLQELIQESGVQIKLNLCVERIFYSRQNVRSILFNLISNAIKYRSPDRRAQICLATYEENGRVILKITDNGLGLSASQQQNLFTMFKRFHNHVEGSGIGLYMIKRMLENNGGTIEAESVLGEGTTFTVQF, from the coding sequence TTGAAAAATTCTGTTTCTTCTCTTATTGAGAACCAACTGTTATTACAATCATACGCTCAAGCACCAGTAGCTATTGGCATCTATTTAGGTAAAAACTATACCATTGCCTTTGCCAATCCGGTGATGCGGGAAATCTGGGGGCGTAATCCGGAGCAAGTACTGGACAAACCCTTGTTTGAGGCCTTACCGGAAGTAGCCGGACAAGGATTTGAGGAGATATTAGAGGAAGTATGGAAAACCGGAAAATCATTCTCCGGTAACGAAATGCCCGCACCTTTAGAACGGAATGGCAGAATGGAACTCTGCTATTTTAATATACTCTATCAGCCGGTTAGAGAAGAGGCAGGCGAAGTGATTGGTATTATCCAGTTAGCCAGTGAAGTAACTACTTCTGTGAAAGCCCGCCAGAAAGCAGAACGTAATGAAGAACTGCTTAAAACGGCTCTGGAAGCCGGGAAAATGGGTACCTGGCACGAAGACCTTGTGCAGGGAACCATTACCCGTTCTGTTGGCTACGACCGGATTTTCGGATATGAGGAGGCTTTACAGGAATGGAACCAGGCTATTCTATTAGCCCATATTGTAGCAGAAGATAAGAAGGTGTTTAAAGAGAATTACCAGCAAGGACTAAAAAATGGTTATCTGGATTGTGAAGTGCGTATCCGCCGGGTTGATAAAAGTATTCACTGGGTTCATTTCAAAGGAGAAGCATATTATAATATGAAGGGAACCCCTATGGGTATTTCCGGAATTATAATGGATATTACCGAACGCAAACAGGAGTCGGAACGGGAGAAACAAATGGCAATGGAGCAATCTGCCCGGAAAGAAGCAGAAAAGCAGACCAAGCTATTGCAGGATATGTTCCGGGATGCACCGGCTATGATCTGTATTTTAAAAGGCCCTGAACATACTTTCGAACTGGTGAATACGCTCTATCAGCAGCTATTTTCTAACCGGGTACTAATCGGAAAAACGCTGTTGGAAGCCTTGCCTGAACTGCGTTCGCAACCCTTTAAGGAGATCCTGGATGGGGTATATCAAACAGGCAAACCATTTATCGGGAAGGAAGTGCCCCTCACCATCGACCGGTTTAATACCGGCCAAATGGAAAAGATTTATGTAAATTTTGTATACCAGGCCATGCGGGATATTGAAGGAGAGATTAATGGCATTCTGGTATTTGCCTTTGAAGTAACCGAACAAATAGAGGTAAGGCAAAAGATAGAACACAGCGAAGAAAATCTGCGGCTTGCCTTAGAGGCTGGAAAAATGGGCACCTGGCAGTTGGATCTGCAAACAGATCAATCGCTGCGGTCGCTGCACCATGACCAGATTTTTGGCTACCAAAGCACATTACCTGAATGGGGAATTGACACATTTATAGCCCATGTTGTACCAGAAGACCGGGAAAATGTAAAAGCCAGTTTCAGTATGGCACGATCTACAGGCACTTTACAGCTTGAGTGCCAGATTATAAGGGCAGATGGAGAACGGAGATGGATTTCTGTAAAAGGACAGGTATTTTATGAGCAGGAGCAGCCGGTCAGAATAGCTGGGGTGGTTCTGGATATTACAGAAAGCAAACAAGGAGAGCTGGCGCTACAGGCATTGAGTAAAGAATTAGCTAAAGCAAACAAAGAATTAATAGCTGCCAACGATGAAATTCATGCCAGCAATGAAGCTTTGTTACACACCAACGAAAATCTGGCCAAAACAAATGAGAAGTTAACGAAAGTAAACATTGACCTCGATAATTTTGTATATGCGGCCTCCCATGATTTAAAATCTCCGGTTACTTCTTTAATTGGTTTGCTCAAATACCTCCGCAGGAATTCTTCTGGCAAACTCGACGAAAAAGGACAAGAACTCCTGGATATGATCGATCTTTCGGCAGGCCGTTTACAACAAACCATTCATGACCTGACACAGATTGCTAAAGTACAACGGCAGACAGGCGAGGAAAAGGAAACCATTTTCTTCCCCGACCTGCTTACCGGGATTCAGTCGGATCTGCAGGAACTCATTCAGGAGTCGGGTGTTCAAATCAAGCTGAACTTATGTGTGGAACGTATTTTTTATTCCCGTCAGAATGTGCGGAGTATTTTATTCAACCTGATTTCGAATGCTATTAAGTACCGTTCTCCAGACCGTAGGGCTCAGATTTGCCTTGCAACCTATGAAGAAAATGGAAGGGTAATTTTGAAAATAACTGATAATGGACTGGGTCTATCTGCCAGCCAGCAGCAGAATTTATTCACCATGTTTAAGCGCTTTCATAACCATGTAGAAGGATCTGGCATTGGTTTGTACATGATCAAACGTATGCTGGAAAATAACGGAGGTACCATTGAGGCAGAAAGTGTGTTAGGCGAAGGAACCACATTTACAGTTCAATTCTGA
- a CDS encoding NAD(P)/FAD-dependent oxidoreductase, translating into MTGNKNFDVIIIGGSYAGLSAAMALGRSLRKVLIIDSGKPCNRQTPRSHNFITHDGEKPQDIARKAKEQVLKYETVQFIEALATGGSITQEGFEIEISNGDRFNARKLLFATGVADQMPAIEGFAQCWGISVLHCPYCHGYEVRNTNMGVLGNGDLGFELSRLIHHWSGQLTLFTNGKSTLTAEQTSKLQSHQIEIIETEIAALEHTNGYIDHIVFKNGNTNNISALFARVNFTQHCQIPEQLGCALNEQGYIKIDDFQRTSLPGVYAAGDNTIMFRSVAMAVAAGTKAGAVINKELIDEAF; encoded by the coding sequence ATGACAGGCAATAAAAACTTCGATGTTATCATTATAGGTGGCAGCTATGCCGGGCTTTCAGCAGCAATGGCGCTGGGACGTTCACTGCGGAAGGTGCTCATTATAGATAGTGGCAAGCCTTGTAACAGGCAAACGCCGCGTTCCCATAATTTCATCACCCACGACGGAGAGAAACCCCAGGACATTGCCAGAAAAGCAAAAGAGCAGGTATTGAAATATGAAACGGTACAATTCATAGAAGCGCTGGCTACTGGCGGATCTATAACCCAAGAGGGTTTTGAAATTGAAATCAGCAATGGCGATAGGTTTAATGCCCGGAAATTACTTTTTGCCACTGGCGTTGCCGACCAGATGCCTGCCATTGAAGGTTTTGCCCAATGCTGGGGAATTTCGGTATTGCATTGTCCGTATTGCCATGGCTACGAAGTGCGGAATACGAATATGGGTGTGCTGGGCAATGGTGATTTAGGCTTTGAACTAAGCCGGCTTATTCATCACTGGAGCGGTCAACTCACTTTATTTACCAATGGAAAATCGACACTTACTGCAGAGCAAACCAGTAAACTACAGTCTCATCAGATTGAGATTATCGAAACAGAAATAGCAGCACTGGAACACACCAATGGCTATATTGACCATATCGTTTTTAAAAACGGAAATACCAATAACATTTCTGCCTTATTTGCCAGGGTTAACTTTACCCAACATTGCCAGATTCCGGAGCAACTGGGCTGTGCCTTAAACGAGCAAGGATACATTAAAATAGATGATTTTCAGCGGACAAGCTTACCTGGCGTATATGCGGCGGGTGATAATACCATCATGTTCAGGTCGGTTGCTATGGCTGTAGCTGCCGGAACAAAAGCAGGCGCTGTAATTAACAAAGAACTAATTGATGAAGCGTTCTAA
- a CDS encoding DUF6624 domain-containing protein, with protein MHHLIAAELIQLAKYDLEVRQQLQEENKLSPGYNPEMEAVHKQNAARLKQLIAQIGWPTIPKVGKEASEAAWLIVQHSIGDPVFIKSCYALLEQSAGTVNPQQLAYLHDRICYFEGKPQKYGTQYEDKGLYPVEDKNKVNALRTKLALKPHSMDIITEATKTELPTDLHTDPEFNAWRKKVGWI; from the coding sequence ATGCATCATCTTATCGCAGCGGAACTCATACAACTTGCTAAATATGATTTAGAAGTCAGGCAGCAATTGCAGGAAGAAAATAAATTATCGCCAGGGTATAATCCGGAGATGGAAGCGGTACATAAACAAAATGCTGCCAGACTAAAACAACTCATTGCACAAATTGGATGGCCAACCATACCCAAAGTAGGAAAGGAAGCGAGCGAAGCTGCCTGGCTTATTGTGCAGCATTCCATTGGCGATCCGGTATTTATAAAAAGCTGTTATGCTTTACTGGAGCAATCCGCCGGAACTGTTAATCCACAACAGCTGGCATATTTGCATGATCGGATCTGTTACTTTGAGGGAAAGCCGCAAAAATATGGCACTCAGTATGAGGACAAAGGTTTATATCCGGTAGAAGATAAGAACAAGGTAAATGCACTTAGAACAAAACTGGCATTAAAACCACATTCCATGGATATTATCACCGAAGCAACTAAAACTGAGCTTCCCACAGACCTGCATACCGATCCGGAATTTAATGCCTGGAGAAAGAAAGTGGGCTGGATTTAA
- a CDS encoding 3-keto-disaccharide hydrolase — translation MKKLLMLFCLVSSISALAQEWKPLFNGKDLQNWAHAGDGKFVIEDGMLKTEGGMGLLWYTPQKLENIRLKVVYKGAAANNAGVFIRIPEKPTEAWMPVNKGYEVQIDDREDEFHKTGVLYSLTKAKATPGKAEGWNEMIITLAGERTQVHVNGVLVTDYKEGDIVPKKAKDYEPDRGPRPTAGYVGLQNHGGDDVVYFREVSYQPLRK, via the coding sequence ATGAAAAAGCTGTTAATGCTGTTTTGTCTGGTAAGTTCCATATCCGCTTTGGCACAGGAATGGAAACCGCTGTTTAACGGAAAGGATTTACAAAACTGGGCGCATGCCGGGGATGGAAAATTTGTGATAGAAGATGGCATGCTCAAAACGGAAGGAGGCATGGGTCTGCTGTGGTATACGCCGCAAAAGCTTGAAAATATCCGCCTGAAAGTAGTGTATAAAGGTGCCGCTGCCAACAATGCAGGCGTATTTATCCGGATTCCCGAAAAACCCACAGAAGCCTGGATGCCGGTAAATAAAGGTTATGAAGTGCAGATTGACGACCGGGAAGATGAATTTCATAAAACTGGCGTACTCTATTCCCTTACCAAAGCTAAAGCAACGCCCGGAAAAGCGGAGGGATGGAACGAAATGATTATTACACTGGCTGGAGAACGCACCCAGGTACATGTCAATGGGGTGCTGGTCACTGATTACAAAGAAGGCGATATCGTTCCTAAAAAAGCGAAAGATTACGAACCAGACAGAGGCCCCAGGCCAACAGCTGGCTATGTTGGTCTGCAAAATCATGGGGGCGATGATGTGGTTTATTTCAGAGAGGTCAGTTATCAGCCCTTACGTAAATGA
- a CDS encoding carbohydrate kinase family protein, translating into MKPIVAVVADLCLDILFTGEVIPIYGQVEQYVDDYHIELGGSAGIFASQFTKLGGSVDLYGVIGNDFFGRFLKERLQELNISTRYVTSSKSYKTAVGLGLAKGNDRAMLTYKGSFNGVTANGIMESGILQKASHLHIASYFLLEQLQAFWLEELPILKAKGITISLDTNWSPEEDWHKVHAILPYIDVFIPNEEEALRISGKADVEQAGSWLSHFGGWVVIKQGEKGATVFNGSSGQHFTIPESLSKGLKIADTTGAGDNFDAGFLYAWLKRASLKECVNLAMRCGTGSLSAIGGIEGQIQLP; encoded by the coding sequence ATGAAGCCAATAGTTGCAGTAGTCGCCGATCTTTGCCTGGATATATTGTTTACCGGGGAGGTAATACCCATATATGGACAAGTGGAACAATACGTGGATGATTACCACATCGAACTGGGTGGCTCTGCCGGTATTTTTGCTTCTCAATTTACTAAACTAGGTGGTAGTGTAGATTTGTATGGCGTGATAGGCAACGATTTTTTTGGCCGTTTTCTTAAAGAGCGCCTTCAGGAACTCAATATTTCTACCCGGTATGTAACTTCTTCCAAATCATATAAAACAGCTGTTGGATTAGGTTTGGCTAAAGGAAATGACAGGGCGATGCTTACCTACAAAGGTAGTTTCAACGGTGTTACGGCCAATGGCATTATGGAATCTGGTATTTTGCAAAAGGCTTCGCATCTGCATATCGCCAGCTATTTCCTGCTGGAACAATTACAAGCATTCTGGCTCGAGGAACTGCCGATTCTGAAGGCGAAAGGCATAACCATTTCTCTGGATACCAACTGGTCGCCTGAAGAAGACTGGCACAAAGTACATGCAATATTGCCTTACATCGATGTATTTATTCCCAATGAAGAAGAGGCCTTACGTATTTCAGGTAAAGCAGATGTGGAGCAAGCAGGAAGCTGGCTCAGTCATTTTGGTGGATGGGTAGTAATTAAGCAGGGAGAAAAAGGGGCTACCGTATTTAATGGATCTTCTGGGCAGCATTTTACCATACCAGAATCGTTATCAAAAGGATTGAAGATTGCTGATACGACCGGCGCAGGCGATAATTTTGATGCCGGATTTTTGTATGCCTGGCTTAAAAGAGCTTCTTTAAAGGAATGTGTAAACTTAGCCATGCGTTGCGGAACCGGTAGTTTATCCGCTATCGGGGGTATTGAGGGGCAAATTCAATTACCATAA
- a CDS encoding GMC oxidoreductase, whose product METAFDAIVIGSGISGGWAAKELCERGLKTLVLERGRDVKHIKDYPTANMHPWEFKHRNRMPLAFKEANPVITKAAGFGEDTAHFFIKDEDHPYVQEKPFDWIRGYQVGGKSLIWGRACQRWSDNEFKAPGRDGYGISWPVGYADIAPWYSHVEKFIGVCGNKDGIEAMPDGEFLPPYDFNCVEQHMRDTIREHFPGRHVVQGRWAHLSEPKQIHFDQGRGKCLTRTLCMRGCPYGAYFSSNSSTLPWAEKTGNLTIRPFSVVHSIVYDEKSGKATGVKVIDSTTKEEHIFNARIIFANASSLNTNLILLNSISNRFPNGLGNDSGLLGKFIGFHIYRGSANGRIEGFEDKYFYGRNPTECIIANYRNLYKHDMDFFGGYTIFTGGYRERVHGLPDGEPQFGAEFKEAVSKPGNWRIYMYMQGETVPKKNNQVYLSKDKKDQWGIPLLVTDVGYDENDEKMVADFLKESRLMLEKVGCKDISTHDNKQAPGLDIHEMGGVRMGKNPADSLLNEHNQLHACKNVFVTDGACMTSTGNQSPSILYMALTARAAAYAADQFKNGRL is encoded by the coding sequence ATGGAAACTGCTTTTGATGCGATTGTAATTGGTTCGGGTATTTCAGGGGGATGGGCTGCCAAAGAACTGTGTGAAAGAGGTCTGAAAACGCTCGTGCTGGAAAGAGGCCGGGATGTAAAGCACATCAAAGATTATCCCACGGCCAATATGCATCCCTGGGAATTCAAACACCGGAACAGGATGCCGCTTGCATTTAAGGAGGCTAATCCGGTGATTACCAAAGCGGCCGGTTTTGGGGAAGATACGGCTCACTTTTTCATTAAAGACGAAGACCATCCCTATGTGCAGGAAAAGCCTTTCGATTGGATACGGGGATATCAGGTTGGAGGGAAGTCGCTCATATGGGGAAGGGCTTGCCAGCGCTGGAGTGATAATGAGTTTAAAGCACCCGGCAGGGATGGCTATGGCATTTCATGGCCAGTGGGGTATGCGGATATAGCGCCCTGGTACTCGCATGTAGAAAAATTCATTGGGGTGTGTGGTAATAAAGACGGCATTGAGGCCATGCCAGATGGTGAGTTTCTGCCACCCTATGATTTTAATTGTGTAGAGCAACACATGCGGGATACCATCCGCGAGCATTTTCCAGGAAGGCACGTAGTACAGGGAAGATGGGCACACCTGAGCGAACCGAAGCAAATTCACTTTGACCAGGGACGAGGTAAATGCCTGACCCGGACATTATGTATGCGGGGTTGTCCATATGGCGCATATTTTAGTTCAAATTCTTCTACCTTGCCCTGGGCGGAGAAGACCGGTAATTTGACGATCCGTCCTTTTTCGGTGGTTCATTCTATTGTATATGATGAAAAATCTGGGAAAGCAACTGGCGTAAAAGTAATTGACAGTACTACCAAAGAAGAACATATTTTTAATGCCCGGATTATTTTTGCCAATGCTTCCTCGCTGAATACCAACCTGATTTTACTCAATTCTATATCCAACCGTTTTCCGAATGGCTTGGGTAATGACAGTGGCTTGCTAGGAAAATTTATCGGATTCCATATTTACCGGGGTTCTGCCAATGGACGAATTGAAGGCTTTGAAGATAAATATTTTTATGGCCGGAATCCTACCGAATGCATCATTGCCAATTACCGGAATTTGTACAAACATGATATGGATTTCTTTGGCGGTTATACCATTTTTACCGGTGGCTACCGGGAACGGGTACATGGATTACCGGATGGTGAACCACAGTTTGGTGCCGAATTTAAAGAGGCTGTAAGCAAACCTGGTAACTGGCGGATTTATATGTATATGCAAGGTGAAACTGTTCCTAAAAAAAACAACCAGGTATACCTGAGCAAAGACAAGAAAGACCAGTGGGGCATTCCTTTACTGGTTACTGATGTAGGCTATGATGAAAATGACGAAAAAATGGTAGCTGATTTTCTTAAAGAAAGCCGCCTGATGCTTGAAAAAGTAGGCTGTAAGGATATTTCTACCCATGATAATAAACAAGCGCCCGGCCTGGACATTCACGAAATGGGCGGCGTACGTATGGGCAAAAACCCGGCAGACTCGTTGCTTAATGAACATAACCAGCTCCATGCCTGTAAAAATGTGTTTGTAACTGATGGTGCCTGCATGACCAGTACCGGTAACCAGAGCCCTTCTATACTCTACATGGCACTTACCGCCAGGGCTGCTGCGTATGCGGCTGATCAGTTTAAAAATGGAAGGCTATGA